CGCGCAAGGCGATGAATCGAAGGTTGCGAACTGGCACGGTTATGGAACCGAAGTGCTGGCGGTAGCAGACAGCATCGTTGCGAATGCTAAGGATGATATACCAGAGTATGAATTCATCAGCACTTCGCAAAGGCCAATGCCTCTCGAAAATGCAAGCGGCAACTATGTAACGCTGAATCTGGGCAATGGGCGATACGCGTTCTACGAGCACTTGAAACATGGCAGCATCAAAGTGAAGCCCGGTGATCGAATCAAAAGCGGCCAGGTGATTGGCATGCTGGGAAATTCTGGAAGCAGCTCATCCGGACCTCACCTTCACTTCCATGTGAGCGATGCGAACTCCACGCTTGCAGCGGAAGGTATGCCTTATGTCTTTAAAAACTTTGAAGTTCTGGGTGCTTTTCAAACCATCGATGCTGTTCTCCGCGGCCAACGATGGGAACCTGCACCAAAGAATGCGGGAGGCGCGCGCAGAATGGAGCTACCGGCTCCGAACGTGGTTATTCTGTTTCCGCAGAATTGAGAACTGACTCAGGCCGCTTTGTCAGCGAAATTCTGTTACTTGTTCCTCTGTGCGCACGTTTCGCGACAAAAAATGAAACAGAATCGATAACACCTTGATAGAATGGCCAGCAACAATGAGCCTGGAAAGAACGGAATATTACAAAGGCGATCTCCTGAGCGTTCGCTACGTTGCATGCCGGTCAGCAGAGAAGGGAACGAGCGACGTGGAGACGTCGGATGCTGATACTCTGGTCCTTCCGCTACGCGGCGCGTTCATCGAACATTTCTCCCATGGAACGCAAGTCCTTGCTGAACCGAACGTCGCTCTAATCTTTCCCGCAGGACGTTCCTGCAGAGTCAGCCATCCCATATCGGCTGAAGATGATTGCCTTGTCGTGGAATTTTCGGTGAGTTGCTTTCAGGAGGTGCTGGAAGGAGTCCTTCATTCGTCGGGCGTTACTTCCGTTGGCACACACAGTCTTCTTTCACCATCCGCAATGGCCGTCCGAAATTTGATATGGCGAAGATTGAAGCAGAAAATGGCCAGCCCCCTTGAAGTCGAGGAGACCGGTGTTGCGTTACTCTCTCACGCGTTGCTGGGCTCGCGCGAAAATCGAATGCCACAACGCTGCAATTCCCTCTCCCGGCAGGTCGAAACTGCAAAGGTGATTCTACTGTTGCATCCCGAAAAGAATTGGAGCCTGCATTCGCTTGCTCTCGCGTTGCAGTGTTCCCCATTCCATTTGACCCGCATGTTTCGCGAAAAGGTCGGTGTGCCTTTACACCGTTATCTATTACACACACGACTGGCAAGAGCCGTAGATCTTCTTCTGGACACGGATAAGGACCTCACTACCATTTCCCTGGATCTCGGCTTTTCCAGCCATAGTCACTTTACAGCCTCCTTCCGGCAATTGGTCGGCTTCGCCCCGAGCCAGTTACGTGAAATCGCTTCCACTCGCATCGTTGAAGAGACTCGCAAGATTCTGATAGCGCCGCTCTCCAAATTGAACTAAAGTTCCAGGGAAACATTATGGAACGTGAAGCAATGTGGGTTTCGTTGGATGAACGAACGTTTGAGTATCTTCGATTGCAGACCGCTGATGAAGCCGTCATGGCGGACGGATGGATCATTCACTTGGACGAATACTCTTACCGAATCCAGTACAGATTGGAATGCGATTCCGAATGGCGCGTGCGAAAAGTCGAAATGACCAGACTGGGCAAGGACCCGGAAGTCCTGTCGTTGCGCTCAGATGGATTCGGTCATTGGACTGATGAAAAAGGGAAACAGGTTGCATCAGTTGACGGTTGTATAGATATAGATATCCAGGCATCACCATTTACCAATACCCTTCCCATCCGGAGGCTGGCTTTAAATCGCCAGGAGAGCAAAACGATCGATGTTGTTTTCATAACTCTACCCGATCTGCAAGTAAAATCAGTATCCCAAAGATACACGCTCGAATCTCAGGATCAGACCGGAACTGTGTATCATTTTGAGGGTTTGGACAGTGGATTCAGTACCGATCTACCGGTGGACTCTGATGGCCTGGTGATCGAATACCCTGAATGGTTCAAGCGGATCTGGAAACGGTAAAGAATTTAAGATTGCATTACTGATTTCAGCGAGTCGCAACGTAAGAAAGTACGTTGCGCCGCGAGCCTCCAGATGTGGAAGATACCCGCGATCTCTCGGAAGAGGTCCTTTCATGCTCGCTGTCGCTCGCATAGGACAATATCTAACAGCAATTTGCCTTCGCCGGCGTTACAAACCGCACCAAAAGCTCATCAAATCTACAATTCTCCAATTTTCGATCTGCAATCTCGAATCTGAAATCTGAAAATGGCTGCTTAAATAAGGGTGAGCCGGTAGGGCATTGGTATCGTGATCGCGATGTTGCCACGATAATGCGAAATTCGTTCCAGACTCCTCGGTCCGCGATGTGCGATCTTGGCTTCCAGTTCGGCGTAGTTGCGGAAATGCTGAAATCCCTCGGCATCGAACTGCCGGCGGACCACAGTTCCCGCGACCGCCGTCCACGCAGTAATCACGCTTCTTTCCTCGCACGCATACCATGACCAGGGCGAACCGGAAGCGTGATCGATCACAAGAACGTCAGGTGCGAGAGTCGCTGCGTGAGCGAGCGCTCGTTCCGGATCTGGCATCTCGTGAAGGGAGAATTCAAAG
The sequence above is drawn from the bacterium genome and encodes:
- a CDS encoding AraC family transcriptional regulator translates to MSLERTEYYKGDLLSVRYVACRSAEKGTSDVETSDADTLVLPLRGAFIEHFSHGTQVLAEPNVALIFPAGRSCRVSHPISAEDDCLVVEFSVSCFQEVLEGVLHSSGVTSVGTHSLLSPSAMAVRNLIWRRLKQKMASPLEVEETGVALLSHALLGSRENRMPQRCNSLSRQVETAKVILLLHPEKNWSLHSLALALQCSPFHLTRMFREKVGVPLHRYLLHTRLARAVDLLLDTDKDLTTISLDLGFSSHSHFTASFRQLVGFAPSQLREIASTRIVEETRKILIAPLSKLN
- a CDS encoding putative glycolipid-binding domain-containing protein, which translates into the protein MEREAMWVSLDERTFEYLRLQTADEAVMADGWIIHLDEYSYRIQYRLECDSEWRVRKVEMTRLGKDPEVLSLRSDGFGHWTDEKGKQVASVDGCIDIDIQASPFTNTLPIRRLALNRQESKTIDVVFITLPDLQVKSVSQRYTLESQDQTGTVYHFEGLDSGFSTDLPVDSDGLVIEYPEWFKRIWKR
- a CDS encoding class I SAM-dependent methyltransferase, which translates into the protein MATDLKKIIRDLTSFYDFKDKIVVAVGAGGGQLADYGRATRQVIAVDRDEAELERLLTVARDQGLADKFTLVPGDFLTLQPTGDLVLFEFSLHEMPDPERALAHAATLAPDVLVIDHASGSPWSWYACEERSVITAWTAVAGTVVRRQFDAEGFQHFRNYAELEAKIAHRGPRSLERISHYRGNIAITIPMPYRLTLI